A genomic segment from Vicia villosa cultivar HV-30 ecotype Madison, WI unplaced genomic scaffold, Vvil1.0 ctg.000573F_1_1, whole genome shotgun sequence encodes:
- the LOC131629501 gene encoding uncharacterized protein LOC131629501 encodes MATGAADGFLRPIYEGSISGYDHTVERRPYHRKCGCTLHSKSSKISCQNKSPICSGKIVYPIRRAWSEGNLALSASAYSSHSPSPSASPSPSPLGGVKSRRSYVDLESQFDDKICGLSEINNLICWGCHDLYLSISF; translated from the exons ATGGCCACCGGCGCCGCAGATGGATTTCTCCGGCCAATTTACGAAGGCAGCATCTCCGGATACGACCACACCGTGGAGCGTCGTCCTTACCATCGCAAATGCGGCTGTACGCTTCATAgcaaatcatccaaaatatcatgCCAGAATAAATCTCCAATTTGTAGTGGCAAAATAGTATATCCTATTAGAAGAGCCTGGAGTGAAGGCAATTTGGCTTTGTCTGCTTCTGCTTATTCTTCTCATTCACCTTCTCCTTCCgcttctccttctccttctccTCTTGGTGGTGTCAAATCTCGACGAAGTTACGTCGATCTTGAAAGCCAATTTGATGATAAAATTTGTGGCTTATCTGAG attaataatttaatttgctGGGGTTGTCATGATTTGTATTTATCTATATCATTTTGA